In the Aedes albopictus strain Foshan unplaced genomic scaffold, AalbF5 HiC_scaffold_192, whole genome shotgun sequence genome, TTCCGAACTGTTTCATTAAAAAGTACTAGATCAATGTAGCCTGaatttattatcaaaaaaatcagtagaagttacatttttttgaatggtcttaaaatacaacaaatgtaagctaagattaagattaaaTATTGTAATGCTAAGGCTAAATGTATcccaaacaataacaaaattcatGGATTTCAATATCAGCTATATGTTACACACTGCGACATTGAAATTATGGTTTGAAATTATGATGATAAAAACAAATTATTCAGTACATAATTGTTCAACTTTGAACAATTCCCCTGGACTCAATTTTGattcaattgacttgaaaatttggatttttcttagttgaagtatttataataaaagaaaaatatctaAGCAATGACATTTTGAGttgaaattttgaggttttgtccggcctccggccactgtgcagaggcgcgcgcatcgtttttctatgcgtttgacgtttcacactagcgccttctgttgacgatattgcacaacacagttattcgtgcaacttttccaccaggtgatggtggtgtgaactgggcgatggatttgcaaggtgttacgtttgtttgtctgtggtaaatatCGCATATTCATAATGAATAAaatgaggtttttttttaattagaaagatctcaccaagttcttcatagtctgccgTGATGTAGTTGTATTCTCATTTCTCCAGCGGTGCAGCAACGACCGAAACAGGATTGATTTCATTGCCGCGTTCACTAAAAACGGCGTGGAGCGATCAACCGAGTCAGCGTTTACTAGCATCACACCGAAACTCTCGAATGATACTACGCTGAATAATTACTTTCACACGCGGAAAACTGACTGGGTGGCGTAATATCGGCCAAACCACCAGCGAAATCGTCACAtaaaattccaaattttgtaaaagaGTGGACCATGAACCGAAATTCGGCAAACAAAAATGTTAGGcttgtttaaggtgaatatagaacgaagccacaccttgaattttcaaaagcacaaatctgaagaacctaatatcgcactaagctgaaaagttgatcgattggacaccaccagcgggtaaccaatcgatcaacttctcagctcggtgcgatgtttggttcctcagatctgtgctttcgaaaattcaaggtgtggcttcgttctatattcaccttaagttcGATAATACGTATGTTAGTTTCTGGTAATGCGTAGCTTAGTGGGCAACTTACTGTTCAAAAAAGTCTTTGGATTGTTCCTCGTCGTAGAATCCGAGAATGATGGTGTTCGGTTTCATGGCTCCCATGCCGGAAATTCGGATCAGATGCTGGATTCCTTCGCGAACACTTTTCGACAAGGTAAGTTCCACGAAGGCCTTAACCTTCATATGGTCGATGAGCGACAGCCACTGTGTGTACTCTTCGATGGTCGGATCGTTGGAGGAGTCATTTTCGGAGAATTCCCCTACTTTTACGTGACCAATTACGTACAGGCCGCCTTTCTTCATGTCGTTGACGAAGTGGATCAGCGGACAGCAGGATCGCGGGCTGGACACAAGGAGTAGCATTTGCGGGCGCCAAAATTTGACGTGATCCTTGCGAGAGTCCAACATCAAAAGGTACTTCCGCACCTGATGGAACATGAGGGCCTGCGAGATTGAGCCCCACTGGGCTCCCTGCGATGCTGGCGAGAAGAAATGCAAGGCAAATACTAGGAGCAGGCAAAGAGTTACGCTGCAAGAAGCGTAGATGGGATTGATGACGAACATCATGACTCCGGTGCCCACCATACCGATGAATGCCGTGTGCCAAGTAAAGTATTTGTAGGTTGGCCGGAAGTTCGGTGCTCCGGTGATTTCAATTCCAAGGCATGCAAGATTGGTGGCCAAGTAGGACAGCATGAACAGAACGGAGTTGATTTGGGCTATTGTGTTCAATGATCCAATCAAGAGGATTGCCTCCACTAACGCCCAGCTGGCAATAACGGCTGCGATCGGGTTGCTCTTGAATGTTCCTCGTACGACAAAGTTCAGCAGAGATCCGAACACTCTGTCTTTGGCTAGAGCTTCCAATACTCGACTGGATCCAATCAGATTACTCAATCCTGTTGAGAAAGTGGCCGTGAGGATTCCGATAGTCACGAACGTTGGCCATAAGTTCACCGGTCCCAAAAataggaaattgttttgcaataggAACGTGGAAGTCGTTGCAGCCATCAACACCGATAGGGCAATGTAGCAGAGGAACGTGAACAGAACAGCTGACAGAGTTCCACTGGGAATGCTTCGAGACGGATTTTTGAGTTCACCGGACATGTTGGCTCCAGCCATAATTCCCGTAACGCCGGAAAATAATACACCAAAGACTACCGCAAAATTTACTGCGTTACCACTAGACGTGTAATCCTGTCCATAGTGGCTATAGAGATTCGCTGCCAATGTGCTCATGTTCAGTCCAGTGTAACTGCCTAGTGCTTTGTTGGTCGCATTCTGTACCAAGTCATTTTCCACGGGAATCGCCACTTCCATCGGTCCCATCGATAGAAAGCTTACATACGTTGACAGCAGACAAACGACCACCACTCCTAAAATCATCATCGACGTTTTGGCGAACATCTCTGCGCCAATGAGCACCACCAGCAGCATAACGGTATTGATCGAACTGCAGTACAAAAATCGCCACCATCGGCCATCTGGGATGGAGCCAACATCACCTCCATCCGTGGGGCCAAAGTTCTGAATCAATCCTTCAGCACATCCTGAAATGGCCAATCCACACCCAACGATGTTGGCCAGGAAGAACAACGTGCCAATTGATCCTCCAAATTCGGGACCCAGCGTACGACTGATCATAACTGCaacagaatgaaaaaaaaaaaacattaaaatcatACAGAAATTGTGTAGTACATATTAGCATACATCACTATAAA is a window encoding:
- the LOC115253814 gene encoding solute carrier family 12 member 9 isoform X2 encodes the protein MIAANNTRSTNNDPVESSESSPITGAANGGSSRLMRQFGSLFQPAQQRNDPAGYVEFGSISEGDAHSGRTLGTFAGVFCPVALSMFSALVFIRVGFIVGNAGLYVTLLQFVIAYVILLFTVSSVCAISTNGAVEGGGVYFMISRTLGPEFGGSIGTLFFLANIVGCGLAISGCAEGLIQNFGPTDGGDVGSIPDGRWWRFLYCSSINTVMLLVVLIGAEMFAKTSMMILGVVVVCLLSTYVSFLSMGPMEVAIPVENDLVQNATNKALGSYTGLNMSTLAANLYSHYGQDYTSSGNAVNFAVVFGVLFSGVTGIMAGANMSGELKNPSRSIPSGTLSAVLFTFLCYIALSVLMAATTSTFLLQNNFLFLGPVNLWPTFVTIGILTATFSTGLSNLIGSSRVLEALAKDRVFGSLLNFVVRGTFKSNPIAAVIASWALVEAILLIGSLNTIAQINSVLFMLSYLATNLACLGIEITGAPNFRPTYKYFTWHTAFIGMVGTGVMMFVINPIYASCSVTLCLLLVFALHFFSPASQGAQWGSISQALMFHQVRKYLLMLDSRKDHVKFWRPQMLLLVSSPRSCCPLIHFVNDMKKGGLYVIGHVKVGEFSENDSSNDPTIEEYTQWLSLIDHMKVKAFVELTLSKSVREGIQHLIRISGMGAMKPNTIILGFYDEEQSKDFFEHENSPYKTAEFDDNGIKLFPFRRSGEQKPLLATDYVQIIDDVLRMKKNICLCRHFHRLDKQMIARSNHIRYIDVWPVNIFEPKNEDPFDVVSQFMMQLACIINMLPVWKRLELRVFLCESESQPEPSFQMNSAPFERPAEHRLSMLLKSLRISASIHQIPEWGKDMDVSRHRNILKQFTSQSDSNQVMTEENVNRSKLYMQRVNQIIRDKSNATAVTFMYLPAPPKLSTIDYKEKCHHYLGLLTELTYDLPPTILVHGINSVMSTTL
- the LOC115253814 gene encoding solute carrier family 12 member 9 isoform X3; its protein translation is MIAANNTRSTNNDPVESSESSPITGAANGGSSRLMRQFGSLFQPAQQRNDPAGYVEFGSISEGDAHSGRTLGTFAGVFCPVALSMFSALVFIRVGFIVGNAGLYVTLLQFVIAYVILLFTVSSVCAISTNGAVEGGGVYFMISRTLGPEFGGSIGTLFFLANIVGCGLAISGCAEGLIQNFGPTDGGDVGSIPDGRWWRFLYCSSINTVMLLVVLIGAEMFAKTSMMILGVVVVCLLSTYVSFLSMGPMEVAIPVENDLVQNATNKALGSYTGLNMSTLAANLYSHYGQDYTSSGNAVNFAVVFGVLFSGVTGIMAGANMSGELKNPSRSIPSGTLSAVLFTFLCYIALSVLMAATTSTFLLQNNFLFLGPVNLWPTFVTIGILTATFSTGLSNLIGSSRVLEALAKDRVFGSLLNFVVRGTFKSNPIAAVIASWALVEAILLIGSLNTIAQINSVLFMLSYLATNLACLGIEITGAPNFRPTYKYFTWHTAFIGMVGTGVMMFVINPIYASCSVTLCLLLVFALHFFSPASQGAQWGSISQALMFHQVRKYLLMLDSRKDHVKFWRPQMLLLVSSPRSCCPLIHFVNDMKKGGLYVIGHVKVGEFSENDSSNDPTIEEYTQWLSLIDHMKVKAFVELTLSKSVREGIQHLIRISGMGAMKPNTIILGFYDEEQSKDFFEHENSPYKTAEFDDNGIKLFPFRRSGEQKPLLATDYVQIIDDVLRMKKNICLCRHFHRLDKQMIARSNHIRYIDVWPVNIFEPKNEDPFDVVSQFMMQLACIINMLPVWKRLELRVFLCESESQPEPSAPFERPAEHRLSMLLKSLRISASIHQIPEWGKDMDVSRHRNILKQFTSQSDSNQVMTEENVNRSKLYMQRVNQIIRDKSNATAVTFMYLPAPPKLSTIDYKEKCHHYLGLLTELTYDLPPTILVHGINSVMSTTL
- the LOC115253814 gene encoding solute carrier family 12 member 9 isoform X1, whose translation is MIAANNTRSTNNDPVESSESSPITGAANGGSSRLMRQFGSLFQPAQQRNDPAGYVEFGSISEGDAHSGRTLGTFAGVFCPVALSMFSALVFIRVGFIVGNAGLYVTLLQFVIAYVILLFTVSSVCAISTNGAVEGGGVYFMISRTLGPEFGGSIGTLFFLANIVGCGLAISGCAEGLIQNFGPTDGGDVGSIPDGRWWRFLYCSSINTVMLLVVLIGAEMFAKTSMMILGVVVVCLLSTYVSFLSMGPMEVAIPVENDLVQNATNKALGSYTGLNMSTLAANLYSHYGQDYTSSGNAVNFAVVFGVLFSGVTGIMAGANMSGELKNPSRSIPSGTLSAVLFTFLCYIALSVLMAATTSTFLLQNNFLFLGPVNLWPTFVTIGILTATFSTGLSNLIGSSRVLEALAKDRVFGSLLNFVVRGTFKSNPIAAVIASWALVEAILLIGSLNTIAQINSVLFMLSYLATNLACLGIEITGAPNFRPTYKYFTWHTAFIGMVGTGVMMFVINPIYASCSVTLCLLLVFALHFFSPASQGAQWGSISQALMFHQVRKYLLMLDSRKDHVKFWRPQMLLLVSSPRSCCPLIHFVNDMKKGGLYVIGHVKVGEFSENDSSNDPTIEEYTQWLSLIDHMKVKAFVELTLSKSVREGIQHLIRISGMGAMKPNTIILGFYDEEQSKDFFEHENSPYKTAEFDDNGIKLFPFRRSGEQKPLLATDYVQIIDDVLRMKKNICLCRHFHRLDKQMIARSNHIRYIDVWPVNIFEPKNEDPFDVVSQFMMQLACIINMLPVWKRLELRVFLCESESQPEPSSFQMNSAPFERPAEHRLSMLLKSLRISASIHQIPEWGKDMDVSRHRNILKQFTSQSDSNQVMTEENVNRSKLYMQRVNQIIRDKSNATAVTFMYLPAPPKLSTIDYKEKCHHYLGLLTELTYDLPPTILVHGINSVMSTTL